One segment of Nostoc flagelliforme CCNUN1 DNA contains the following:
- a CDS encoding LysR family transcriptional regulator, giving the protein MELRHLRYFIAVAEELHFTKAAERLHIAQPPLSQQIQQLEAELGVKLFERKTKRQVQLTEAGKVFLQEAYQLLMQLETAVALTQRTGRGETGQLRIGFTSLVIYDLLPLILQQFREQFLEVELVLLELTTSKQEQALRDSLIHVGFAHPPLEDDTLSYKCIHRETLVVALSSTHSWAEKEHICVQSLLSEPLIMFPRYLAPGLYDRIMSLFQQRNFKPNITQEAIQMQTIIGLVSAGMGVAIIPSSLQNLQRSGVFYRPILEEVPVIETAVIWQQNNLTPIVENFLQFTQKAISKFQERQ; this is encoded by the coding sequence ATGGAACTACGACACCTGCGCTACTTTATTGCTGTAGCTGAAGAACTACATTTCACTAAAGCTGCAGAAAGGCTGCATATAGCTCAACCGCCTCTGAGTCAACAAATTCAGCAACTAGAAGCAGAACTAGGAGTAAAACTTTTTGAACGCAAAACTAAGCGACAAGTACAACTTACAGAAGCTGGTAAGGTTTTCTTACAAGAGGCTTATCAACTACTGATGCAACTAGAAACAGCAGTGGCGCTAACTCAAAGGACTGGAAGAGGTGAAACAGGTCAACTCCGAATCGGATTTACTAGTTTGGTAATTTACGACCTATTACCCTTGATTTTGCAACAATTTCGCGAACAATTTCTGGAAGTAGAATTGGTATTACTGGAGTTAACTACAAGTAAACAGGAGCAAGCACTGAGAGATTCACTGATCCATGTGGGTTTTGCTCATCCACCTTTAGAAGATGACACATTATCTTATAAGTGCATTCACAGGGAAACTTTAGTTGTGGCTTTGTCCTCGACTCATTCATGGGCTGAAAAAGAACACATCTGTGTGCAATCACTCTTAAGTGAACCTTTGATCATGTTTCCCCGCTATTTAGCGCCAGGACTTTATGATCGCATCATGAGTCTTTTTCAGCAGAGAAACTTCAAACCTAACATTACTCAGGAGGCGATTCAAATGCAAACAATTATTGGACTAGTCTCGGCTGGAATGGGTGTGGCGATTATACCATCTTCTCTACAGAATCTTCAAAGGTCTGGTGTATTTTATCGTCCTATTCTTGAAGAAGTACCTGTAATAGAAACTGCTGTGATCTGGCAGCAAAACAATTTAACGCCTATTGTAGAGAATTTTTTACAATTTACTCAAAAAGCTATTAGTAAGTTTCAAGAAAGACAATAA
- a CDS encoding phytanoyl-CoA dioxygenase family protein, protein MNTATHEVALDYTNTVQTEKTEEISPTGLNEQYDTATIMGGLYGDGIIGLKGAFEPTWADRLGEDIEVLFSEALARPGGAVGRGPNRYYVEIHPERIRGFLDLVTHPWVVAVSTAILSKDYKIVEIGFDVPLTGSMNQPWHRDFPAPEATLTGRRLNSLAFNLTTVDVEEDMGPFEIALGTQWDRPIGFKHEMFPPKSLYGRYQERTVRKMPKRGDISVRSALTIHRGTANQSQKSRPALVLGVDAPDARNAERHDLQFTQAYYKTIPVEHRKHFACRIVDELEPIVQAHTIEGLVMGEA, encoded by the coding sequence ATGAATACCGCTACACACGAAGTTGCTCTTGACTACACGAACACCGTCCAAACCGAGAAAACAGAAGAGATATCCCCAACCGGGCTCAATGAGCAGTACGATACTGCCACCATAATGGGCGGACTCTACGGCGACGGGATCATTGGGTTGAAAGGAGCGTTTGAGCCAACGTGGGCAGATCGCCTCGGTGAGGATATTGAAGTTCTCTTCTCAGAAGCGCTCGCGCGTCCTGGTGGGGCGGTGGGGCGAGGGCCTAACCGATACTACGTAGAAATTCACCCGGAGAGGATCAGGGGGTTTCTCGACCTCGTGACACATCCTTGGGTAGTGGCAGTGTCAACCGCTATTCTCTCTAAGGACTACAAAATCGTGGAGATTGGGTTCGATGTGCCTCTGACTGGCTCCATGAATCAGCCGTGGCACCGCGACTTTCCTGCGCCTGAAGCCACTCTGACAGGGCGCAGGCTCAACTCCCTTGCCTTCAACTTGACCACTGTGGACGTTGAAGAGGACATGGGGCCGTTCGAGATAGCACTCGGCACCCAGTGGGATCGACCAATCGGCTTCAAACACGAAATGTTTCCGCCCAAATCTCTCTACGGCCGATATCAGGAGCGCACCGTGAGGAAGATGCCGAAGCGTGGAGATATATCTGTTCGGTCAGCACTGACCATTCATCGGGGTACAGCTAACCAATCCCAAAAATCGCGGCCAGCGCTAGTGCTTGGTGTGGATGCTCCAGATGCCCGGAATGCAGAGCGGCATGATCTCCAGTTCACTCAGGCTTACTACAAGACTATCCCTGTAGAACACCGAAAGCACTTCGCCTGCCGAATCGTTGACGAACTAGAACCTATTGTACAAGCGCATACGATCGAAGGACTCGTTATGGGGGAGGCTTAA
- a CDS encoding helix-turn-helix domain-containing protein, producing the protein MMTNTLVKIESHPQSAKRLIGINYEQFITLVALAEQRHKQKQIEIEKNKVRIIASGGGRKPKMSLREGVCLCLIYLRQKPTFDILGLFFDISKTKANDAFNYWVKVLRDILPASQMEEVEKDSQKYQELCKILCENELIVDSAEQAIARPVDYQEQKQYYSGILRCIL; encoded by the coding sequence ATGATGACAAATACTTTAGTAAAAATTGAATCACATCCCCAGTCAGCAAAACGATTAATTGGTATTAACTATGAACAGTTTATTACATTAGTTGCGTTGGCAGAACAACGACATAAACAGAAACAAATAGAAATTGAAAAAAACAAAGTTCGTATTATTGCTTCTGGCGGTGGACGGAAACCAAAAATGTCTCTGAGAGAAGGGGTCTGTTTATGTCTAATTTACCTCCGGCAAAAACCAACTTTTGATATTTTAGGTTTGTTCTTTGATATATCAAAGACTAAAGCTAATGATGCGTTTAATTATTGGGTGAAGGTTTTGAGAGATATCTTACCAGCTTCTCAAATGGAAGAGGTAGAAAAAGATAGTCAGAAATATCAAGAATTGTGTAAAATCCTTTGTGAAAATGAATTGATTGTAGATAGTGCAGAGCAAGCTATAGCAAGACCTGTAGACTATCAAGAACAAAAACAGTACTACTCCGGAATATTAAGATGCATACTCTAA
- a CDS encoding S8 family peptidase yields MRHEKLSPGLLLAFRDYQSEGDQALVTHKRSLGIIAHKSPVKPTKSVVFIYCDHDADLSYLSQYNIEVNQNSGSVRTAFLPIESLDVLSEEDVIQRIKPSRKLHLRMDTAMGTVKLPEFQNKTGLTGKGVIIGIIDSGIDPKHPAFAGRILHIWDQTLPGPGVTEGGYGAELTGAQLTISQDTGGHGTHVAGIAAGADASYGGIAPEAELVVVRSDLQDAHIADAVRYIFRVARELGRPAVVNLSLGGHADAHDGSDSLSKVINAETGPGRIVCCAAGNEGNYNIHGEATIPSGRTRGMRFNVPLNQISIVWLNGWYSKDSELEVSVRSPNGFVTPFQKIITEGNAAQDYQLPDARVQLATPAPDQANGDHNFFVQIRGIDPSPVMEGIWQLRVRNNSSTDTRLNVWTLDDSSSVFFTGKSVKDAVKIGSPGAASSAITVAAYTTRTKYTDIDNKEQEMGLELHTISEFSSEGPLRNNGQKPDVAAPGAMIISTLSADANFDRSSMINSKFVVRAGTSMATPFVSGLVALLLQRDPNLDPAAVKDLLRKNSAIPGKPPGTFDEKWGYGVINAANL; encoded by the coding sequence ATGAGGCACGAAAAACTTTCTCCCGGATTACTTTTGGCATTTCGAGACTATCAAAGTGAAGGAGATCAAGCTTTAGTTACACATAAGCGATCGCTTGGCATTATTGCCCACAAAAGCCCAGTCAAGCCCACTAAGAGCGTCGTTTTTATCTACTGCGACCATGATGCAGACTTAAGTTACCTATCACAATATAATATTGAAGTCAATCAAAACTCTGGAAGTGTGCGGACGGCTTTCTTACCGATAGAGAGTTTAGATGTCTTATCTGAAGAAGATGTGATTCAGCGGATTAAGCCATCACGCAAACTTCATTTGAGGATGGACACTGCAATGGGAACAGTCAAATTACCGGAGTTCCAGAACAAAACCGGACTGACTGGTAAAGGAGTAATTATCGGCATTATAGACAGTGGCATTGATCCGAAACACCCCGCCTTTGCTGGACGAATTTTACACATTTGGGATCAAACACTGCCAGGGCCAGGAGTCACAGAGGGCGGCTATGGGGCTGAATTAACGGGAGCGCAACTGACAATTTCTCAGGATACTGGTGGTCATGGTACTCACGTTGCAGGAATTGCCGCCGGTGCGGATGCTAGCTATGGCGGTATAGCACCAGAAGCGGAATTAGTTGTCGTCAGGTCAGATTTACAGGATGCCCACATTGCTGATGCTGTGCGTTACATTTTCCGAGTTGCTAGAGAATTGGGACGCCCAGCAGTGGTAAATCTTAGCTTGGGTGGACATGCTGATGCCCATGATGGTAGTGATTCTTTATCCAAAGTCATCAATGCCGAAACTGGCCCTGGAAGAATTGTTTGCTGTGCTGCTGGTAACGAAGGAAACTATAACATTCATGGAGAAGCGACGATACCCAGTGGACGCACTCGTGGTATGCGCTTTAATGTTCCTTTGAATCAAATAAGCATAGTTTGGTTAAACGGTTGGTATTCCAAAGACAGCGAATTGGAAGTGTCTGTGCGGAGTCCTAACGGTTTTGTCACCCCCTTCCAAAAAATAATTACTGAGGGTAATGCCGCACAAGATTATCAGTTACCAGATGCACGGGTGCAATTAGCGACACCAGCGCCAGACCAAGCCAACGGCGACCATAATTTCTTTGTGCAAATACGCGGTATTGACCCCTCGCCAGTCATGGAAGGTATTTGGCAGCTGCGAGTCCGCAACAATTCTTCAACTGACACACGTTTGAATGTGTGGACTCTAGATGACAGTTCATCAGTGTTTTTTACAGGTAAAAGTGTCAAGGATGCGGTAAAAATTGGTTCACCAGGAGCTGCTAGCAGTGCAATTACAGTTGCCGCCTATACTACTAGAACCAAGTACACAGATATTGATAACAAAGAGCAAGAAATGGGGTTGGAATTGCATACTATTTCGGAATTCAGTAGTGAAGGGCCACTACGGAATAATGGACAAAAGCCGGATGTAGCAGCACCAGGAGCAATGATTATTTCCACCCTTTCCGCCGATGCAAATTTTGACCGCTCATCGATGATTAATTCCAAGTTTGTGGTACGGGCTGGTACGAGTATGGCGACACCGTTCGTTAGTGGGTTAGTGGCACTGCTGTTGCAGCGAGATCCTAACCTTGATCCGGCTGCTGTGAAAGACTTGCTACGTAAAAATAGTGCAATTCCCGGAAAACCCCCAGGTACATTTGATGAGAAATGGGGTTATGGAGTGATTAACGCAGCTAATTTGTAA
- a CDS encoding transposase family protein, which translates to MNLFRETRGKFDSEPKFIGDKAYIGEPTITTPYKKPRKKEISELQKKENQQLSSRRIGVEHLIGKVKIFRVASEKFRLARQKYSQVLKAVCGLVRLRLNCLVLLTINI; encoded by the coding sequence ATTAACTTATTTCGAGAAACACGAGGTAAATTTGATTCCGAACCAAAATTTATTGGGGATAAAGCTTATATAGGAGAGCCAACAATCACCACACCTTACAAAAAACCGAGGAAGAAAGAGATTTCGGAATTACAAAAAAAAGAAAACCAGCAGTTATCGTCTAGAAGAATAGGTGTTGAGCATTTGATAGGTAAAGTAAAAATATTTCGAGTTGCTAGTGAGAAATTTCGTTTAGCTCGTCAGAAGTATAGCCAGGTTTTAAAGGCAGTTTGTGGCTTAGTAAGACTACGGCTTAATTGTTTGGTTTTACTAACCATTAATATTTAA